In Salvia miltiorrhiza cultivar Shanhuang (shh) chromosome 4, IMPLAD_Smil_shh, whole genome shotgun sequence, the DNA window TGGTGCTCCGATCACAGAGGAGGCCTGCCCGCTTCTCCCAACCCCCATCCGGTCCACAGTGAGTAGCCCCGTCTTGCAGTAGAGGGCAAAGTCCTCGCAGTTGTTCTGAAACACATTGTAGTTCCCAAATCCGTTCTGGAGCAGATGCATTGCCCGGTGGATGACCGTGTCAGTAGGGTCGGATGCAGCAGTCGTGCAGGTGCCTCCACGTACCTGAGCAATAAACACAGACGGGGACACTCCATACTCGAAGCAGTAAAGGGAGCCATTACGGAGGAAGCAATCTAGACAGGAGAGGACAACTCCACTATCCGGCTGCCTGAATCCGCAGTCAGGAAAGGTCGGGCATTCTTCAGCTTCGTCGTATACTTCAGAGTCCGAGCTGGAAGTGCTTCCAACACGGGTGAAGTGAACTACTTTGCTACCCCCAACAAAGATACCTGCACAATCACAGATCAAAAGGTCTAAGCCACACCATATCTACTCGTTTCTGGGAAAATGCAGGCATTCCTCTGCACAAGTAAGTTAAACGTAGCAGCATATCGAGCACAAGATACACGAGAAGTCGAGAACACAATCGTGTAAAAGCTAAAGAGAAGCCAACACTGTCTTTGCAGCTACCTCATATATAGATAGAACAGATAAATAAGAAGACTCTTAACATATTCCTTAAATAGCTTATCATCACACAAATTTGCTATATCCTCATCACTCCAACAATTCGAATTCTTCCTCGAAATATCTTATCAGCAACACAAATTTGTTTCATTAACACAATTTCCTCCTCAAAAATTGCTGTATGAAGCAGTACAACTAGCTAGTCAACTACTAAGGTTGCATTGAGAAGCTAAATCACACatcgtataatttattttggcaATTGAAAATCAGCTCAATTTTGCCAATTTTGCCATATTTGGTCTATTTAACACTGAGCATCTCCATTATCAATGCTTCATCTCAGCGAAAAGTAAACCAAAAACTCGTTTATCTGGTGCCCTTGGATCTGGCTGGTTGAGGATAGCTACTCCatcggaaaaaaaaaacgaactAAAATGCGCAATTTCGAGGGGGAAATAAATGAAACTACAAATGAAATGAGTCAATCTGAGAAAGAGAATCGCATAATCAGAATTCAAGcagttgaaattgaaaatgacAAACtgagaaaaattcaaaattaggaACCGTGATGAGAGTAAGCGAAGACTGCTCTGTAAGTGTAGATATGATCCCCGGGTTTGATTTCATGCCTCTCCACTCTGTTAGTCAGCAGACCCATCCAATGCACCTCAAAAAGATGACTGCAACTTCTTCAGCAAGCCTTGGAGAATTTGAACATGTTTTTGAGCAATGCATCTGCAGTTCTACTTATCTGCTGTGTCCCCCCAAAAAGAGGCGAAAACATAGCGACATGATTCCCACGTGGAGGGATGCAATTGGTTCATCAACGCATTCGCTCAACAActcaacaaaaaattatgaatgATGTATGGTGGAGTAGTAGTATAATGTTTCTGCATTGACGCCATTAATGGATGTTGCCTTTTCAGGTCGTCgttcttctctctctcatcatttttttttttttttttgagctgATTCCGAATTAGTATAAATCATAACAATGCTACGAAGATGAATTAACAAGAGAATTAGTACCATTTTATTCGTATATCATTCCGTATGccttcttttgatttttttttttaaatcatgtgaaattgaaaaaaaaaaagttttaaaaaattgaagagTTGTTCGAATaaatccattttatttatttatttcagtttcaGAGAGGCATTTGTGGATTGGGTGAAATGTATGAAACAAATATAGTTATAAAGGTATGACTTATTTTCCATCAGCGGGGATAGCTCAGTTGGGAGAGCGTCAGACTGAAGATCTGAAGGTCACGTGTTCGATCCACGTTCACcgcatttattaattttatttttatttttgtatatcaATTGTTTACAATTTTAACACATTCTAGTTCAATTTTAACACATTCTAGTTTTATCTAATTTTATGATACATTCTAGTTTTATCTAATTTTATGATAATATTTTGAGTtcgatatttttatttttgtatatcaATTGTTTACAATTTTAACACATTCTAGTTCAATTTTAACACATTCTAGTTTTATCTAATTTTATGATAATATTTTGAGTTCGACTTGAGCTTCGGACTTGATTTTAACACATTCTAGTTTTATCTAATTTTATGATACATTCTAGTTTTATCTAATTTTATGATAATATTTTGAGTTCGACTTGAGCTTCGGACTTGttgctcgagctcggctcgccATCCAATTA includes these proteins:
- the LOC131020822 gene encoding protein LEAD-SENSITIVE 1-like, whose product is MGLLTNRVERHEIKPGDHIYTYRAVFAYSHHGIFVGGSKVVHFTRVGSTSSSDSEVYDEAEECPTFPDCGFRQPDSGVVLSCLDCFLRNGSLYCFEYGVSPSVFIAQVRGGTCTTAASDPTDTVIHRAMHLLQNGFGNYNVFQNNCEDFALYCKTGLLTVDRMGVGRSGQASSVIGAPLAALLSSPLKFLVPSPVMATVTAGMYCMNRYATDIGVRTDVIKVAVEDLPRIARWENTERVTAQDAVSEGELLR